GCCCTGAAGGAGGAGGGATTCCAACAGGCGCGGCGGTTGGAGGAGCTGCTGGCCGACATGGGTCGCCGCCTGGAGGAGGCACGGGCCGAGGGGCATGCCGCCGGGCTGCTGGACGGGCGTCGCCAAGTGGAGGAGGAGCTGGCCGAGGCCTTCCGCCTGCTGGCGATGCAGGAGGAGGAGTTCCGGCGGGCCGCCGCGGACTACCACCGCCAGGCCGACCGCGAGTTGGTCCGCCTGGCCCGCTGGATGGCCGAGACCGTGTTGCGGCGCGCCCTGCCCCTGGACGAGGAGGCCCTCGCCCGCCGGGTGCGCGACCTGCTGGAGGACTGCCTCGACCAGCAGACCGTCCGTCTTCATCTTCACCCTGGCGAGCGGCGCCGCATCCTGGGTGACGATCTCGAAGAGAGGCTGCCCCGGCTGGCCGAGCTGATCCGTTCGCTGGCCGGCCGGCTGGAATGGGTGGAGGCGGCCGAGGTGCCCCCCGGCGCCTGCCGCGTGGAGCTGCACGACGGCCTGCTCGAGGCCGGCTCCGCCGCCATGCTGGACCATCTGGAGGAGGAACTGGTGCGTCAGGCGGACGAGGCGGGACGATGAGAGCCCTGGAGAACTGGCGACGACAGGCCGCCCGCGTCTCCCCCTGGCCGCGGCGCGGCCTGGTGGACCGGG
This DNA window, taken from bacterium, encodes the following:
- a CDS encoding FliH/SctL family protein → MSTVLKAEQVRLGSGRFLDSGTREEAGSGREEQKRLRTAQALFRRRIGALKEEGFQQARRLEELLADMGRRLEEARAEGHAAGLLDGRRQVEEELAEAFRLLAMQEEEFRRAAADYHRQADRELVRLARWMAETVLRRALPLDEEALARRVRDLLEDCLDQQTVRLHLHPGERRRILGDDLEERLPRLAELIRSLAGRLEWVEAAEVPPGACRVELHDGLLEAGSAAMLDHLEEELVRQADEAGR